One genomic window of Fusarium fujikuroi IMI 58289 draft genome, chromosome FFUJ_chr01 includes the following:
- a CDS encoding related to aldehyde reductase II, with amino-acid sequence MTKVLLTGGSGFIAAHTLEQLLEKDYAVVTTVRSEDKAQKIRNAFPDKAEAGKLEIVLVPDIAKPDAFDEVAKAPGLDAVIHVASPFHYNITDPKKDLIDPAVIGTTGILKALHASAPGVKRVVITSSFASILDEAHFTDGSHVFSEKTWNPVTIDDISSSFMTAYRASKTLAERAAWDFVAEKKPSFDIVTVCPPLVLGPVSKHLATLESINTSNERIVKLLRGDWKDEIPPCTPVPLWIDVRDAARAHVRGLEEPNAGGKRLFATAGWFSHREIVDAVAKNFPEFKDRLPGPEVKGGELPPKDQIFKIDTQETEKLLKIDWISIEKSVTDLVKSLKEIGI; translated from the exons ATGACCAAGGTTCTCCTCACTG GTGGCTCAGGCTTCATTGCCG CTCACACTCTGGAACAGCTCCTTGAAAAGGATTACGCCGTCGTGACAACCGTCCGCTCAGAAGATAAGGCCCAAAAGATCCGCAATGCATTCCCAGATAAAGCCGAGGCTGGAAAGCTAGAGATCGTCCTTGTGCCAGATATTGCTAAGCCTGATGCTTTTGATGAAGTGGCCAAGGCACCTGGTCTTGACGCTGTTATTCATGTTGCCAGTCCTTTCCACTACAACATCA CCGACCCTAAGAAGGATCTTATAGACCCAGCCGTCATCGGCACAACAGGTATTCTCAAGGCCCTCCACGCCTCGGCACCAGGCGTGAAGCGAGTCGTCATAACCTCATCCTTCGCCTCTATTCTCGACGAAGCACACTTCACAGACGGTTCTCACGTCTTCTCAGAAAAGACCTGGAACCCCGTCACAATCGACGATATTAGCAGCTCATTCATGACTGCCTACCGCGCCTCAAAGACTCTTGCTGAGCGTGCAGCTTGGGACTTTGTcgctgagaagaagccctCTTTCGATATCGTGACCGTTTGTCCACCTCTTGTTCTGGGACCTGTATCAAAGCATCTTGCTACGCTCGAGAGCATCAACACTTCCAATGAGAGGATTGTCAAGCTTCTGAGGGGCGACTGGAAAGACGAGATTCCTCCTTGTACACCTGTTCCGTTATGGATCGACGTTCGGGATGCTGCTCGTGCTCACGTCAGAGGTCTCGAGGAACCTAACGCTGGTGGAAAGCGACTCTTTGCTACGGCTGGATGGTTCTCGCACCGTGAGATTGTCGATGCTGTTGCCAAGAACTTCCCAGAGTTTAAGGATAGACTCCCTGGGCCTGAAGTCAAGGGCGGGGAACTTCCTCCCAAGGACCAGATCTTTAAGATTGATACGCAGGAGACGGAGAAGTTGCTCAAGATTGACTGGATCAGCATTGAGAAGAGTGTGACGGATCTTGTCAAGTCATTGAAGGAAATTGGTATTTAG
- a CDS encoding probable AAA protease IAP-1 (mitochondrial intermembrane space): MAYNAMMLPNMAATTTELWPSITNIAMAPWRHMTSVTPGRSIPSKNGVEQTKVTEAQRLTEFRIPEFLQQVDFGSLSRSRFSPMTPMTAQATLSNMGRIGLRAANPILRHPQFQPRVLTQSSFLRSFSQSSSGILSSPRGISTLSAFSVQRRAFGSSNGISRNQLATLEESANRNPGNANAQNAFYQLLLRANMPAILVERYQSGRFASNAATNDAYQRALTMLGVNANQAANAQGAVNGNFAGTQWPTYEQGIANAAVAGSANGGNPMGHKGEPIHVIVQESTRSTIFRWVKFLAIFIVTTYLCFALVTIAIEAFSTFRRGGPSSKADSEVKAEKQNTRFNDVHGCDEAKEELQEVVEFLKNPEKFSDLGAKLPKGVLLVGPPGTGKTLLARAVAGEAGVPFFYMSGSEFDEIFVGVGAKRVRDLFTAAKSKSPAIVFIDELDAIGGKRNPRDQAHAKQTLNQLLTELDGFDQDSKIIIIGATNLPKMLDKALTRPGRFDRHVNVELPDVRGRIAILKHHAKKIKVGPDVDLEAIAARCPGRSGAELENMLNVAALRASRAKATVVRKQDMEWAYDRVTMGSERKSMVITEKEKEMTAYHEAGHALVQLFDKESSNTLYKVTILPKGPSLGHTAQLPQMDKYSYTAAEYMSNIRVALGGKMAEELRYGDDKVTSGVSSDLERATDLSFMMVTLFGMSSALGPVEYGRRYENLSSETKAAIEGEVQRTIRKSYEDVRKLLTDKRNELDLLAKALVKYETLDKAEVEKVIRGESLPGRIIAPKGPMTLPIPQQAPTPPGLGGVAHPQPPETPAPPAAADTSNTEG; encoded by the exons ATGGCTTACAATGCCATGATGCTGCCA AACatggcagcaacaacaacggaGTTATGGCCTTCGATTACGAATATCGCTATGGCTCCATGGCGGCACATGACTTCAGTCACACCCGGTCGATCGATCCCTTCGAAGAATGGCGTGGAACAGACAAAGGTGACAGAAGCTCAACGA TTGACCGAATTTCGAATCCCCGAATTCCTTCAACAAGTTGACTTTGGTTCCCTCTCTCGCTCACGATTCTCTCCCATGACCCCGATGACTGCTCAGGCAACCCTTTCCAATATGGGCCGCATTGGCCTCCGAGCGGCCAACCCCATTTTGCGACACCCTCAATTTCAGCCCCGCGTATTGACCCAGTCGTCTTTCCTACGTTCGTTTTCGCAGTCTTCCTCCGGTATTCTCTCATCTCCTCGTGGTATCTCAACTCTCAGTGCATTTTCTGTTCAGCGCAGAGCATTCGGCAGCTCCAATGGCATTTCCCGCAACCAGCTGGCAACATTGGAGGAATCCGCCAATCGAAATCCCGGTAATGCGAACGCACAAAACGCTTTCTACCAGCTCCTTCTCCGTGCCAACATGCCTGCTATTCTTGTGGAACGATATCAATCTGGACGCTTTGCCTCCAACGCTGCAACCAACGATGCTTACCAGCGAGCCCTCACGATGCTTGGTGTTAACGCTAACCAAGCTGCGAATGCGCAAGGCGCTGTGAACGGAAACTTCGCTGGAACTCAATGGCCAACTTATGAGCAAGGCATTGCCAACGCTGCTGTGGCTGGGTCCGCCAATGGGGGTAATCCTATGGGTCATAAGGGTGAGCCCATTCACGTTATCGTTCAGGAGTCAACTCGGTCTACTATCTTCCGCTGGGTCAAgtttctcgccatcttcattgTGACCACCTATCTCTGTTTCGCGCTTGTTACTATTGCCATCGAGGCGTTCAGTACATTCCGTCGCGGTGGACCTAGTAGCAAGGCAGACTCTGaggtcaaggctgagaagcaaaATACTCGATTCAACGATGTTCACGGCTGCGacgaagccaaagaagaactcCAAGAAGTTGTCGAGTTTCTGAAGAATCCCGAAAAGTTCAGTGATCTTGGTGCTAAACTGCCCAAGGGTGTCCTCCTGGTTGGTCCTCCTGGTACTGGTAAGACGCTTCTTGCTCGAGCTGTTGCCGGCGAAGCTGGTGTCCCCTTTTTCTACATGTCTGGAAGCGAGTTTGACGAGATCTTTGTTGGCGTCGGTGCCAAGCGAGTCCGTGACCTCTTCACTGCAGCCAAGAGCAAGTCCCCTGCCATTGTTTTCATCGACGAACTCGATGCCATTGGAGGCAAGCGAAACCCGCGGGACCAAGCCCATGCCAAGCAGACACTGAACCAGTTGCTTACCGAATTGGATGGCTTCGATCAGGACAgcaaaatcatcatcatcggagCCACCAACTTGCCCAAAATGCTTGACAAGGCCCTTACCCGACCTGGACGATTTGACCGTCACGTTAATGTCGAATTGCCCGATGTTCGTGGCCGTATTGCTATTCTCAAGCACCacgccaagaagatcaaggttgGGCCTgatgttgaccttgaagccattgctgCTCGATGCCCCGGTCGATCTGGTGCCGAGCTTGAGAACATGTTGAATGTTGCCGCTCTCCGAGCCAGCCGGGCCAAGGCCACTGTTGTTCGGAAGCAAGATATGGAATGGGCCTACGACCGAGTCACCATGGGTTCCGAACGCAAGTCAATGGTTATCActgagaaagagaaggagatgactGCTTATCACGAGGCTGGCCATGCGCTTGTTCAGCTTTTCGACAAGGAGAGCTCAAACACTCTGTACAAGGTCACAATCCTTCCCAAGGGTCCCTCGCTGGGCCACACCGCGCAACTTCCCCAGATGGACAAGTATTCTTACACAGCTGCTGAGTATATGTCAAATATCCGCGTGGCACTTGGAGGAAAGATGGCCGAAGAGCTAAGATACGGTGACGACAAGGTGACCTCTGGTGTTTCATCG GATCTCGAGAGGGCCACCGACCTGAGCTTCATGATGGTGACACTCTTTGGCATGTCTAGTGCTCTGGGACCTGTTGAATATGGCCGCAGATACGAGAACCTCAGTTCGGAAACAAAGGCAGCAATTGAAGGCGAGGTTCAGAGGACAATACGAAAATCGTACGAGGATGTACGAAAACTGTTGACGGACAAGCGAAACGAACTCGACTTGTTAGCCAAGGCTCTTGTTAAGTACGAGACTTTGGACAAGGCCGAGGTGGAGAAGGTGATTCGCGGTGAGAGTCTCCCTGGGCGTATCATCGCTCCTAAGGGACCTATGACATTGCCTATCCCTCAACAAGCCCCAACACCTCCTGGCCTCGGCGGTGTGGCTCATCCTCAGCCCCCGGAGACACCAGCGCCACCAGCTGCAGCAGACACATCAAACACTGAAGGGTGA
- a CDS encoding related to zinc finger protein: MELMELVENEPTARPFQCDWQSCTKSFNRKSDLQRHYRIHTNERPYACSIPGCGKSFIQRSALTVHIRTHTGEKPHQCQHIGCGKRFSDSSSLARHRRIHTGKRPYKCAHDGCSKSFCRKTTMVKHQRRSHQQGMNPNDIDDCSSDSDDDESPSTPQHSSMPWSPHEMVSMNQGAPSGPLHRASSYADFESQVHGHHMHQHYGNRQGIPANVPHEYHGTPVPEQHPHVQLVHRAATMPRQAYYVTEAGNPGVATMTSTVPPHYQLSQQVERPPMELPYSAPGIATSIQSSPSTFSATSVPSPMIPEGFYAHQPGSQPAYTTAESQPAMIQYQQPIQHHMAQPQQPVVSQAQHIPPTAGHYAPPSAHPQQEQWPHYDPPIEVTTIGQLPAYGTAVYDIYGPKIEFEDPSLQLPSSRLASM, translated from the exons ATGGAACTTATGGAACTAGTCGAGAACGAGCCCACAGCTCGTCCCTTCCAGTGTGACTGGCAATCGTGCACAAAG AGCTTTAATCGAAAGTCCGATCTACAGAGGCATTATCGTATACATACTAATGAAAGACCATACGCTTGTTCTATTCCTGGGTGTGGGAAGAGCTTTATCCAACGGAGTGCTCTGACTGTTCATATTCGGACACACACAGGAGAGAAGCCTCATCAATGCCAGCACATCGGTTGTGGGAAGCGTTTCTCGGAT TCATCAAGTCTGGCTCGTCATAGACGAATTCACACCGGAAAGCGTCCATATAAATGCGCTCACGATGGATGCTCCAAGAG CTTTTGCCGCAAAACAACCATGGTCAAGCACCAACGGAGATCCCACCAGCAAGGAATGAACCCTAACGACATCGACGACTGCTCCTCGGAttctgacgatgacgagtCTCCCTCCACTCCTCAGCACTCCTCGATGCCTTGGTCACCTCATGAGATGGTTTCCATGAACCAGGGTGCACCCAGCGGGCCCTTACATCGTGCCTCCTCTTACGCTGATTTTGAATCACAAGTCCATGGCCACCACATGCACCAGCATTACGGCAACCGGCAAGGCATCCCCGCCAATGTTCCTCATGAGTACCACGGTACTCCCGTCCCCGAACAACACCCACACGTTCAGCTCGTCCATCGAGCAGCAACTATGCCGAGACAGGCTTACTATGTCACCGAGGCAGGAAATCCAGGTGTTGCTACCATGACAAGCACTGTACCACCTCATTACCAGCTATCGCAGCAAGTGGAACGACCTCCCATGGAGCTTCCATATTCAGCACCCGGAATTGCGACCTCAATTCAAAGCAGCCCAAGCACCTTTTCTGCTACATCAGTCCCTAGCCCTATGATTCCTGAGGGCTTTTACGCACATCAACCTGGAAGCCAGCCAGCATACACAACAGCCGAATCTCAGCCGGCAATGATTCAATACCAGCAACCTATCCAACACCATATGGCTCAGCCACAGCAGCCAGTGGTATCCCAAGCGCAGCATATTCCTCCAACGGCCGGGCACTACGCTCCACCGTCAGCCCACCCACAGCAAGAGCAGTGGCCACACTATGACCCGCCGATCGAAGTTACAACCATCGGACAGTTACCTGCATATGGAACTGCAGTTTATGATATTTACGGGCCAAAGATTGAGTTTGAGGACCCTTCATTGCAACTACCCAGCAGCAGACTGGCGAGCATGTGA